One genomic segment of uncultured Desulfobacter sp. includes these proteins:
- a CDS encoding helix-turn-helix transcriptional regulator: MSFFAMTDKAIIKEIGRRLKSIRLRKNLTQNEVAVTTGLSLNAVQTAEKGVSKMMTYVKILRALNALDALENFLPEVNISPLELAKMEGKKRKRASGKRLKKF, encoded by the coding sequence TTGTCTTTTTTTGCCATGACCGATAAGGCGATAATAAAAGAGATCGGTCGCCGATTAAAATCAATCCGTTTAAGAAAGAATCTGACGCAGAACGAAGTTGCCGTCACCACCGGACTTTCTCTTAATGCCGTTCAGACTGCGGAGAAAGGTGTAAGCAAAATGATGACATATGTAAAGATATTAAGGGCATTGAACGCACTTGATGCTTTGGAAAATTTTTTACCCGAAGTAAATATCAGTCCGCTGGAGTTAGCCAAAATGGAAGGTAAAAAGCGTAAGAGGGCCTCCGGTAAAAGGTTAAAGAAGTTTTAA
- a CDS encoding type II toxin-antitoxin system HipA family toxin, whose product MNPLKTAYVKIWNEIVGAVTWDDSQGCAIFEYEPEFFSKEWDLSPVHMGLLSARQGEQRFFFPNIDFHTFHGLPGLLASALPDDFGNSIIDSWLVRNGRDPRSFNPVERLCYVGTRGMGALEFFPQVRPGQLNKSVPIEIEKIMQLAQDALSKRSELDAQMQGSDKEKSEAMLDILRVGTTAGGAVPKAIIAVNEKGHVISGQSRVPKGYEHWILKFDGIYMQHPDNFGKSREDCRVEYAYSLMAQNAGINMTPCRLLKENGRAHFMTKRFDRLGGDKIHVLSLACMGHLGWNPVGRVNYEDAFQVMRILRLPYAEQEQQYRRMVFNAVTKNIDDHTKNISYMMDKTGVWKLCPAYDLTFTYDPDELFGDRHKMKINGKQEGFIMDDFLQVADNMGINKPNEIIEQVLDSVSQWPDFAKQADVRPDVIKVIQSTIKPIS is encoded by the coding sequence ATGAACCCTTTAAAAACAGCATATGTAAAAATTTGGAATGAAATTGTGGGTGCTGTTACCTGGGATGACAGCCAGGGATGTGCAATATTTGAGTATGAACCTGAATTTTTTAGTAAAGAGTGGGACCTTTCTCCTGTTCACATGGGGCTTTTATCTGCCCGGCAAGGGGAACAACGATTTTTTTTCCCGAATATTGATTTTCACACATTCCATGGGTTGCCGGGGCTTTTAGCCAGTGCATTACCGGATGACTTCGGCAATAGCATTATCGATTCCTGGCTGGTCAGAAATGGCCGGGACCCAAGGTCATTTAATCCTGTTGAACGGCTCTGCTATGTCGGTACCCGGGGAATGGGGGCCTTAGAGTTCTTCCCCCAGGTCCGCCCGGGACAATTAAACAAATCAGTTCCGATAGAAATTGAAAAGATTATGCAACTGGCCCAGGACGCATTATCAAAAAGATCTGAACTTGATGCACAAATGCAGGGTTCTGACAAAGAAAAATCTGAAGCCATGCTGGACATTTTACGGGTGGGCACAACAGCAGGCGGAGCGGTTCCCAAGGCAATCATTGCCGTGAATGAAAAAGGGCATGTTATTTCCGGACAATCTAGGGTCCCAAAAGGTTATGAACACTGGATCCTGAAATTTGACGGAATTTACATGCAACATCCCGATAATTTCGGAAAATCAAGAGAAGATTGCAGGGTGGAATATGCCTATTCTCTGATGGCCCAAAATGCGGGAATCAATATGACACCATGCCGTCTTTTAAAAGAAAACGGCCGGGCCCATTTCATGACCAAGCGATTTGATCGCCTGGGCGGGGATAAAATTCATGTGCTGTCTTTGGCATGCATGGGCCATTTGGGGTGGAATCCGGTTGGCCGGGTCAACTATGAAGACGCGTTCCAGGTAATGCGTATTTTAAGGCTGCCATATGCTGAACAGGAACAACAATACCGCCGTATGGTGTTTAACGCCGTAACAAAAAACATAGACGACCATACAAAAAATATTAGTTATATGATGGACAAAACCGGAGTGTGGAAACTTTGTCCGGCATACGACTTAACTTTTACCTATGATCCGGATGAACTGTTTGGAGACCGTCATAAAATGAAGATTAACGGCAAACAGGAGGGGTTTATAATGGATGATTTTTTGCAGGTTGCAGACAATATGGGAATTAATAAACCCAATGAAATTATCGAACAGGTTTTAGATTCTGTATCCCAGTGGCCTGATTTTGCAAAACAGGCCGATGTCAGACCTGACGTAATTAAAGTTATCCAAAGCACCATAAAACCGATTTCTTGA
- a CDS encoding ribonucleotide reductase N-terminal alpha domain-containing protein, whose protein sequence is MIQRSCTNKETEQIDFLSENAKIVLERRYLKKDAAGEVCETPEHMFRRVAAHIAEAEKNYDPKTDIKVEFLL, encoded by the coding sequence ATGATCCAAAGGAGTTGCACAAATAAAGAGACAGAGCAGATAGACTTTTTAAGTGAAAATGCCAAAATCGTTCTTGAAAGGCGATACCTCAAAAAAGATGCGGCCGGGGAAGTATGCGAAACACCAGAACATATGTTCAGGCGGGTGGCTGCCCATATTGCAGAGGCTGAGAAGAATTACGATCCCAAGACAGATATTAAAGTTGAATTTTTACTTTAA
- a CDS encoding SHOCT domain-containing protein: protein MQQLTPAGQNIVNDLAQRYNLSQEAVICMLSAVNKGGGSMAQFNCPELGGSGQWMQGGMTMVGDMFNYGLKNTVNNLCAELSNALANTQMFPVVPPGSKNSNQWWPVELGSPSSSGAQNDIRYAVFPNRLAIQLNGQVTVYDTLDNNISGVSQQQGGNTSLTFSSQYGTIAVNTLPIISGPGIPAQKQTNFAQPAPVSNQVSQPDNGSAGNVKNNAVNNDEVENTDTPAPISNSVNNSSIDQSSTNSIIALIEKIAKLHEAGVLTDEEFNTKKAELLSRL, encoded by the coding sequence ATGCAACAACTTACACCAGCAGGACAAAATATTGTCAACGATTTAGCACAGCGATATAATTTGAGCCAGGAAGCGGTTATTTGCATGCTTTCTGCCGTTAATAAAGGCGGAGGAAGCATGGCTCAATTTAATTGCCCGGAACTGGGCGGTTCTGGACAGTGGATGCAGGGCGGCATGACTATGGTCGGCGATATGTTCAACTACGGTCTAAAAAATACCGTAAACAACCTCTGCGCTGAGTTGTCAAATGCACTGGCTAATACGCAAATGTTTCCAGTGGTGCCCCCAGGCTCAAAAAACAGCAACCAGTGGTGGCCGGTCGAATTGGGAAGTCCATCTAGCAGTGGCGCTCAAAACGATATTCGTTATGCTGTATTCCCTAATAGGCTTGCGATACAACTGAATGGACAAGTTACAGTGTATGACACACTCGATAACAATATTAGCGGTGTAAGCCAGCAGCAGGGTGGTAATACTTCACTCACCTTTAGCAGTCAATACGGGACTATCGCTGTTAATACTTTGCCGATTATATCCGGGCCGGGTATTCCTGCGCAAAAGCAAACAAATTTTGCCCAACCTGCCCCTGTGTCGAATCAAGTCTCTCAACCTGATAATGGCAGTGCGGGAAATGTAAAAAATAATGCAGTGAATAATGATGAAGTAGAAAATACTGACACGCCTGCACCAATTTCTAATAGCGTAAACAACTCCTCCATAGATCAGTCTTCAACGAATAGTATTATCGCGTTAATTGAAAAAATTGCCAAACTACACGAAGCTGGTGTATTGACTGATGAAGAATTCAATACAAAAAAGGCCGAACTGCTTAGTCGTCTTTAA
- a CDS encoding transglutaminase family protein, translating to MKRYKIIHRTYYNYTDAVTLGPHHLLLRPREDHDLRIESFILKITPDAKIYWHRDVEGNSVAIANFTSPTQQLTVDSEVIIRQYNEFPLDFIVADYAINYPFFYNEEDQFLLSPYRVLPDQKTREILNNWIFKVWKSYEQVQTYTLLQRLTEAICATMVYKVREEPGVQSAEETLSFGSGSCRDFALLFMEAVKCLGLASRFVSGYLHAPLMSSQIGSTHAWAEVYLPGGGWKGFDPTTGDIVGTNHIPVAVSRLAESVPPISGSYAGSAKSKLDVGVWVCEC from the coding sequence ATGAAACGTTATAAAATCATTCATCGTACCTATTACAATTATACGGATGCTGTAACGCTTGGACCGCATCATTTACTTTTGCGTCCCCGGGAAGATCATGACCTCCGTATCGAATCTTTTATACTTAAGATTACTCCCGATGCAAAAATATATTGGCATCGGGATGTTGAAGGAAATTCAGTTGCTATTGCTAATTTTACGAGTCCAACGCAACAGCTCACAGTTGACAGTGAAGTCATCATTCGGCAATATAATGAATTTCCATTGGATTTTATAGTGGCCGATTATGCTATTAACTATCCTTTTTTTTATAATGAGGAAGACCAGTTTTTATTATCACCTTACAGGGTATTACCAGATCAAAAGACCAGAGAGATTTTAAATAACTGGATATTTAAAGTATGGAAGTCTTATGAACAGGTTCAGACCTATACGTTATTACAACGGCTTACTGAAGCCATCTGCGCAACAATGGTTTACAAGGTGAGAGAAGAACCCGGAGTTCAATCTGCCGAGGAAACACTGTCGTTCGGTTCTGGGTCTTGTCGTGATTTTGCATTACTCTTTATGGAGGCAGTAAAGTGCCTGGGGCTCGCTTCGCGTTTTGTCAGCGGATATTTGCATGCACCGCTTATGTCGAGTCAAATCGGATCTACCCATGCATGGGCTGAGGTTTATCTCCCCGGCGGAGGGTGGAAAGGATTTGATCCGACAACAGGAGATATTGTCGGAACGAATCATATCCCCGTAGCGGTATCGCGATTGGCGGAATCTGTCCCTCCTATATCAGGCTCTTACGCTGGTTCAGCTAAGTCAAAGCTTGATGTGGGGGTTTGGGTATGCGAATGCTAA
- the aguB gene encoding N-carbamoylputrescine amidase has protein sequence MEKVNVAVTQMACSDAYETNIKKAESIVRDAAAKDANIILLQELFSGPYFCKVQDFVYFSLAQKAAESDLIKRFSVLAKELEVVLPISFFERANQAYFNSLAMIDADGTVMGIYRKTHIPQGPGYEEKYYFSPGDTGFKVWDTRFGKVGVGICWDQWFPESARSMALMGADILVFPTAIGSEPKMPGYDSQPHWQRTMQGHSAANVIPVCASNRIGTEKDQDIEITFYGTSFITGNTGEILAQCDRETQDIKIVSFDFREIENMRAGWGLFRDRRPAMYGTLGSLDGH, from the coding sequence ATGGAAAAAGTAAACGTCGCGGTCACCCAGATGGCCTGCAGCGATGCCTATGAAACCAATATAAAAAAGGCGGAAAGCATTGTACGGGATGCCGCTGCCAAAGACGCAAATATCATCCTGCTACAGGAACTGTTTTCAGGTCCGTATTTCTGCAAGGTACAGGATTTCGTCTATTTTTCCCTGGCCCAGAAAGCTGCCGAAAGTGACCTGATCAAACGATTCAGCGTTTTGGCCAAAGAACTTGAAGTGGTGCTGCCCATCAGCTTTTTTGAACGGGCCAACCAGGCATATTTCAACAGTTTGGCCATGATTGATGCCGATGGCACAGTCATGGGGATATACCGAAAAACCCATATTCCCCAGGGGCCGGGTTATGAAGAAAAATATTATTTCAGTCCGGGTGACACCGGTTTCAAAGTGTGGGACACCCGGTTCGGCAAAGTGGGTGTGGGCATCTGCTGGGACCAGTGGTTTCCGGAAAGCGCTCGCAGCATGGCGCTGATGGGAGCGGATATCCTGGTGTTCCCCACGGCCATCGGGTCGGAACCCAAAATGCCCGGGTATGATTCCCAGCCCCACTGGCAACGGACCATGCAGGGCCATTCAGCCGCCAATGTGATTCCCGTGTGTGCATCCAACCGCATTGGTACGGAAAAGGACCAGGATATTGAAATAACCTTCTACGGGACGTCCTTTATCACAGGTAACACCGGAGAGATACTTGCCCAGTGTGACCGTGAAACCCAAGATATCAAAATCGTCTCCTTTGATTTCAGGGAAATTGAAAATATGCGGGCCGGCTGGGGCCTGTTCCGGGACCGGCGTCCAGCCATGTACGGGACGCTTGGCAGTCTGGACGGGCATTAA
- a CDS encoding agmatine deiminase family protein yields MTQLIQIQGDHPLAGPPANGFFSIPVRTPQSDGLTMPAEWEAHDACWMVWPCSEACFKGVLPEAKQTYAKVARAIADFEPVYMLVNPEQRGEARNLLGDAVTLVNATCFDSWARDSAPTFVRDGKGNLAGIDWVFTGWGHYPITGPCDEGMAIDVLRRLSMRRYTAPFILEGGSIHVDGKGTLITTEQCLLDPKRNAGFTKADFQTLFKTYLGIDKILWIANGLEGDETTGHVDILATFARPGLILLDNCTDPHDPNFAVTQDAKKRLAGAVDTAGNAIEIMEIPQPAPQRWNGKRMDISYINFYMPNGAIIMSAFNDPADDQARQMMQAIFPDRTIVQIPSLPLFAGGGGIHCITQQQPAGAALPPF; encoded by the coding sequence ATGACACAATTGATACAGATTCAGGGGGACCATCCTTTGGCAGGCCCCCCTGCAAACGGTTTTTTCTCAATCCCTGTGCGCACCCCGCAGAGTGACGGACTGACCATGCCGGCTGAATGGGAGGCCCATGATGCCTGCTGGATGGTGTGGCCGTGCTCCGAGGCGTGCTTCAAGGGTGTGCTGCCCGAAGCCAAACAAACCTATGCAAAGGTGGCCCGGGCCATTGCCGATTTTGAACCGGTTTATATGCTGGTCAACCCGGAACAACGTGGCGAAGCCCGGAATCTTCTGGGCGATGCCGTCACCCTGGTCAATGCCACCTGCTTTGACTCCTGGGCCAGGGATAGTGCGCCCACCTTTGTGCGGGATGGGAAAGGTAACCTGGCCGGAATCGACTGGGTCTTTACCGGATGGGGCCACTACCCCATCACAGGTCCCTGCGACGAGGGCATGGCCATTGACGTCCTGCGCCGATTGTCCATGCGGCGCTATACTGCGCCTTTTATCCTGGAAGGCGGTTCCATCCATGTGGACGGTAAAGGCACGCTGATCACCACAGAGCAGTGTCTGCTGGATCCCAAACGCAACGCGGGATTTACCAAAGCAGATTTTCAAACCCTTTTTAAGACCTATCTGGGGATTGATAAAATTCTGTGGATAGCCAACGGTCTTGAGGGAGATGAGACTACAGGCCATGTGGATATCCTGGCAACATTTGCACGGCCCGGACTGATTCTGCTAGATAACTGTACGGATCCCCATGACCCCAATTTTGCCGTAACCCAGGATGCCAAAAAAAGGCTTGCAGGCGCAGTTGATACCGCCGGAAATGCTATAGAAATCATGGAAATTCCCCAGCCTGCCCCCCAAAGATGGAACGGCAAACGCATGGATATCTCATATATTAATTTTTACATGCCCAATGGTGCCATTATCATGTCCGCATTTAACGATCCGGCAGATGACCAGGCAAGACAGATGATGCAGGCAATTTTCCCGGACCGTACCATTGTCCAGATCCCAAGCCTGCCTCTTTTTGCCGGCGGCGGCGGAATACATTGTATTACCCAGCAGCAGCCGGCAGGGGCAGCTCTTCCACCATTCTAA
- a CDS encoding aminobutyraldehyde dehydrogenase encodes MKLWINGKWCDGTEGVLDVENPATGETIAQVARAGAADVDKAVAAAKAAFPEWSSMPPRDRSICMWKLADLMEENIKELAKIESEDSGKPYEFLSLGGDLPFCIDNMRFFAGSARDNSGHHAGEYTKGYTTIYRREPVGVVGQIAPWNYPLLMAIWKIGPALAAGCTTVLKPASLTPRTSLMLGELCQKAGIPDGVVNVLTGNVGPAIVNHKDIRMISVTGATSTGAAIMQSSAESIKRVHLELGGKAPVVVFEDARPELVAEKVSLGAFCNSGQDCTAATRVICHESCVAQVTDALVAAMNAVKVGNPFDSTTEMGSMISKSHMASVDGFVQRAKAEGAEILCGGKILDGPGYFYTPTVITNVAQTSEIVQKEVFGPVVTIQTFKEESEAIAMANDTVFGLASSVFTHDVARSMRVAKALEFGCVWVNDHLPLVSEAPHGGFKQSGFGKDLSAEAVGDYLVTKHVMVNTTV; translated from the coding sequence ATGAAACTATGGATAAATGGCAAATGGTGTGACGGCACCGAGGGTGTTCTGGATGTAGAAAATCCGGCAACAGGAGAAACCATTGCTCAAGTTGCCAGGGCAGGTGCTGCCGACGTGGACAAAGCCGTTGCCGCGGCCAAGGCGGCTTTCCCGGAATGGAGCAGCATGCCGCCCAGGGATCGCAGCATATGCATGTGGAAACTGGCGGATCTGATGGAAGAAAACATTAAAGAACTTGCCAAAATTGAAAGCGAAGATTCCGGCAAACCCTATGAATTTTTAAGCCTTGGCGGAGATCTGCCCTTCTGCATTGATAACATGCGCTTTTTTGCCGGCAGTGCCCGGGACAACAGCGGCCATCATGCAGGAGAATACACCAAAGGGTACACCACCATCTACCGCCGGGAACCCGTGGGCGTAGTAGGCCAGATCGCACCCTGGAACTATCCGCTGCTCATGGCAATCTGGAAAATTGGTCCGGCCCTGGCCGCCGGATGCACCACAGTGTTGAAACCGGCATCCCTGACCCCGCGCACCTCGCTGATGCTGGGAGAGTTGTGCCAAAAGGCAGGGATTCCGGACGGGGTTGTCAACGTGCTCACCGGAAATGTGGGCCCGGCCATTGTCAATCACAAGGATATCCGCATGATTTCGGTGACCGGTGCCACCAGCACAGGTGCCGCCATTATGCAAAGCTCTGCCGAGTCCATCAAACGGGTCCACCTGGAACTGGGAGGCAAAGCGCCGGTGGTGGTATTTGAAGACGCCAGGCCCGAACTTGTGGCAGAAAAGGTTTCCCTGGGAGCCTTCTGCAACTCCGGCCAGGACTGCACGGCAGCCACCCGCGTAATCTGCCATGAATCCTGTGTAGCCCAGGTAACAGATGCACTTGTGGCCGCCATGAACGCCGTAAAGGTGGGCAATCCCTTTGACAGCACCACGGAAATGGGCTCCATGATCTCCAAATCCCATATGGCATCAGTAGACGGCTTTGTACAGCGTGCCAAGGCCGAAGGTGCCGAAATCCTGTGCGGCGGCAAAATTCTTGACGGCCCCGGTTATTTTTATACCCCCACCGTAATTACTAATGTTGCACAGACGTCTGAAATCGTGCAAAAAGAGGTGTTCGGACCCGTTGTCACCATCCAGACTTTCAAAGAAGAATCAGAAGCCATAGCCATGGCCAATGATACAGTATTTGGCCTGGCATCTTCAGTATTTACCCATGACGTGGCACGCTCCATGCGCGTAGCAAAGGCGTTGGAATTTGGGTGCGTATGGGTGAACGACCATCTGCCCCTGGTTTCCGAAGCGCCCCATGGCGGATTCAAGCAGTCGGGTTTTGGCAAAGATCTATCTGCCGAGGCTGTTGGTGATTATCTGGTTACCAAGCATGTAATGGTTAACACCACGGTTTAA
- a CDS encoding putrescine aminotransferase, whose product MSRNISQAFKEANKYVDLIEKSDADITREEREMVAKETVENFRNHVNKGFLEYRKSVTEENSFAVTEWTGQGSILKDILGREYIDLLGGFGLYSYGIRHPKIVAAVKAQLDRSPQYSQEMLDPLRAKLAQVIGMITPGDIQYGFFANSGTEAVEGAMKLAKFYTGKKGFIAMLKGFHGKTLGSLSLMGKDVYRQPLLPLLEGVQHAPFGDADEVERILKTNAAVGNDIAGIVAEPIQGEAGAVVPPDDFWPRLRELCDQYGVLLIADEVQTGFGRTGKIFGVDHWGVTPDIMCFGKALGGGVVPMSGFFATPEIWEVMEPNPFMHTTTTGGNPIACAAALAAITVLQAEDLPGQAAQKGEYVKSRLNELKANYPGILKKVTGRGLLIGMEFVSDEIGYKLAAGLFARGVITSGTLTNAKCIRFEPALNIPTATLDKALDIMKEVFEEIKG is encoded by the coding sequence ATGAGCAGAAATATTTCACAAGCGTTTAAAGAAGCCAATAAGTATGTTGACCTGATTGAAAAAAGTGATGCCGATATCACCCGGGAAGAGCGGGAGATGGTGGCCAAAGAGACCGTGGAGAATTTTCGAAATCACGTCAACAAAGGATTTCTCGAATACCGCAAATCGGTCACAGAAGAAAATAGCTTTGCCGTTACGGAGTGGACCGGCCAGGGGTCAATTCTAAAGGATATTCTTGGGCGCGAATACATTGATCTGCTTGGCGGATTCGGCCTGTACTCCTACGGCATCCGGCACCCCAAAATTGTTGCTGCCGTCAAAGCCCAGCTTGACAGAAGCCCCCAATACAGCCAGGAAATGCTTGATCCGCTACGTGCAAAACTGGCCCAGGTTATCGGCATGATCACCCCCGGGGATATCCAGTATGGTTTTTTTGCCAATTCCGGTACCGAAGCTGTGGAAGGCGCCATGAAGCTTGCCAAATTCTACACCGGAAAAAAAGGGTTTATAGCCATGCTCAAAGGATTTCATGGAAAAACACTTGGTTCCCTGTCCCTGATGGGTAAAGACGTCTATCGCCAGCCACTACTGCCTTTGCTTGAAGGTGTGCAGCATGCACCTTTTGGCGATGCTGACGAGGTGGAACGAATACTTAAAACCAATGCTGCCGTGGGTAACGACATTGCCGGCATCGTGGCCGAACCCATCCAGGGTGAGGCCGGTGCCGTTGTTCCGCCCGATGATTTCTGGCCCCGTCTGCGGGAGTTGTGTGACCAGTATGGTGTGCTTTTAATTGCCGATGAGGTACAGACCGGATTTGGCCGCACAGGCAAAATTTTCGGTGTGGACCACTGGGGTGTGACGCCTGATATCATGTGCTTTGGCAAAGCCCTTGGCGGCGGTGTGGTGCCCATGTCCGGTTTCTTTGCCACCCCTGAAATCTGGGAGGTGATGGAGCCCAACCCCTTTATGCACACCACCACCACCGGTGGCAACCCCATTGCCTGTGCCGCTGCGCTCGCCGCCATCACCGTGCTCCAGGCAGAAGACCTGCCCGGTCAGGCCGCCCAAAAAGGTGAATATGTCAAAAGTCGTCTCAATGAACTTAAAGCCAATTATCCGGGCATTCTTAAAAAAGTCACCGGCAGGGGACTGCTCATCGGCATGGAATTTGTTTCCGATGAAATCGGATATAAGCTTGCGGCAGGGCTTTTTGCCCGGGGCGTCATCACATCAGGAACGCTGACCAATGCCAAATGCATCCGGTTTGAACCTGCATTAAACATTCCCACGGCCACTCTGGATAAAGCGCTGGACATCATGAAAGAAGTGTTTGAGGAAATTAAAGGCTAA
- a CDS encoding amidohydrolase, translating to MKTLFTNMQGISLDEEKPNFSAMVVDGDTIEAVGSGDELGAAYVEGLLRVTDLNGKTILPGFIDTHQHLEWTGQVLNSADLTGCTNFDDVFDNIRAQQKKVDKNEWVLAYRLNDQLLQEKRMPTAAELDMVCPDAPVALIHASLHFLTLNAMAVKALGVTGKMEGVDTKNGRITGVVRDPASLTIVMPQIDRMIPKASVLKGYDMAARMALKNGITCLHCLEGKDGDPEFSTFFHRHHQDLPLHTVHWNQNRDVQSSLDLGLPRIGGCIFADGAIDCYTAALFEPYSNQPDNYGTLTFTQAQMDEFILEAHAKGLQIAVHCEAEAAIEQVLHAMEKALARYPRTDHRHRIEHLEVPTYTQIERMAKAGIIAAMQPAFFPYLMQDQNFFAQMLGPSRHKRLHPYRTILDAGVVICGGSDSPVTPYNPLAGIQAAVCHPFALERVTLTEAIRMFTTAAAYSVFEEHERGCIKPGMKAEFIVLDRNPYQVAPEDICKINIEQVFAKGKLHNTDTL from the coding sequence ATGAAAACACTTTTTACCAATATGCAGGGTATCAGCCTGGATGAAGAAAAGCCGAATTTCAGCGCCATGGTGGTGGACGGTGACACCATTGAGGCTGTGGGCAGCGGCGATGAACTTGGGGCCGCTTACGTTGAAGGACTGCTACGGGTTACGGATCTGAACGGAAAAACGATTCTACCCGGGTTTATTGATACCCACCAGCACCTTGAATGGACCGGTCAGGTCCTTAACAGTGCGGATCTGACGGGATGCACGAATTTTGACGATGTGTTTGACAACATCCGTGCACAACAGAAAAAAGTGGATAAAAATGAATGGGTTCTGGCCTACCGGTTAAACGACCAGTTGCTGCAGGAAAAACGGATGCCCACGGCAGCGGAACTGGACATGGTATGCCCGGACGCGCCGGTGGCTCTTATCCACGCTTCCCTTCACTTTTTGACCTTGAACGCCATGGCCGTTAAAGCCCTTGGTGTGACAGGGAAAATGGAAGGCGTGGATACAAAAAATGGCCGGATAACCGGCGTGGTCCGGGATCCGGCATCACTGACCATCGTGATGCCCCAGATTGACCGGATGATACCCAAAGCATCTGTGCTTAAAGGCTATGATATGGCAGCCCGTATGGCATTAAAAAACGGAATCACTTGCCTGCACTGCCTTGAGGGAAAGGACGGAGATCCTGAATTTTCCACCTTTTTCCACCGGCACCACCAGGATCTGCCGCTTCACACCGTGCACTGGAACCAGAACCGGGATGTCCAGTCCAGTCTGGATTTAGGACTACCGCGCATTGGCGGATGTATTTTTGCCGATGGTGCCATTGACTGCTATACAGCGGCACTTTTTGAGCCTTACAGCAACCAGCCGGACAATTACGGCACACTGACCTTTACCCAGGCACAGATGGATGAATTCATCCTTGAAGCCCATGCCAAAGGGCTGCAGATTGCCGTACACTGCGAGGCGGAAGCCGCCATTGAACAGGTGCTGCACGCCATGGAAAAGGCACTGGCCCGGTATCCAAGAACCGACCACCGCCACCGCATTGAGCATCTGGAGGTGCCCACCTACACCCAGATTGAACGCATGGCCAAAGCGGGTATCATCGCTGCCATGCAACCGGCATTTTTTCCGTATCTCATGCAGGATCAAAATTTCTTTGCACAGATGCTGGGGCCAAGCAGGCATAAACGGCTGCACCCATACCGCACTATCCTGGATGCAGGGGTTGTCATCTGCGGCGGGTCGGATTCACCGGTAACCCCCTACAATCCCCTTGCAGGGATACAGGCCGCAGTTTGCCACCCCTTTGCTTTAGAACGGGTAACCCTGACCGAAGCGATCCGGATGTTTACAACAGCCGCAGCCTACAGCGTTTTTGAAGAACATGAAAGGGGATGTATTAAACCGGGAATGAAAGCCGAATTCATCGTCCTTGACCGCAACCCGTACCAGGTTGCACCGGAAGATATCTGCAAAATCAACATTGAGCAGGTTTTTGCCAAAGGCAAACTCCACAATACAGACACGCTGTAA